From the genome of Deinococcus betulae:
CACCGGCGGGCTTCGTGTTCGTGAACCCGCCGGGCGGTCAGTTCCCCCTGACGGTGGCCGCCACGACGACCAGTCTTCCTGATCTCGACTTTGGCCTGTTTGCGGGGGACCGCCTGAGCGGCACCCTCTTCCGGGACGATGGCCGGGGCGGCGCCCTCCCCTATGACGCCCTGGCGCAGGGCAGCGAGGCTGGGCTGGCTGGCCTGACGGTCAGCGTGACGGGCAGCGGCGGCACCCGCAGCACCGTGACTGCGGCCAGCGGCGCCTTCACCCTGTATGTGCCGGGCAGTTGGACGGGCCTGAGCTTAACCCCACCCGCGCCCCAGCCTGGCCTGGAGGCCGTCACCGGCGTGCGGGTGGACGGCGCCATCACGCTGGCCACCAATCCCCAGGGCACCGGCCTGCGCCCCGCACCGCTGCCGGACCCGGCGGGGCAAGTGCGGGCGGTGAGCCTGGGCCTGACCGGCCGCCCGACCCTGACCCCGGACGGCGCCGGGCAGACCGAGGCGCCCGCAACCCTGACCTATGCCCACACCTTTCGCCCCGGCACGGTGGGCACCCTGACCTTCAGCCTGGGGGCGGGCGGCACGGCGCTGACCGCTGACCGCAACTGCGACGGCACCCTGGACGCAGCGGAGCGGCTCGCCGGGACCTCTGCCCTGGTGGTCGGCGACAGCTGGCCGCGCGACTCTGACGGCCGCCTCAGCGCCTGCGCGCTGGAGGTATCGGTGGCTGTGCCAGCAGGCACCCCACCGGGCACGGTCCTGACCACCCCGGTCGGCCTGAGTCTGACCTGGCAGGACCGCCCTGTCACCGACGCGGCGGGCGCCACCGACACCACCACGGTTATTCCAGGGGCCACCGTGGGCAAAACGGTGGAAAACCTGACCCGTAGCACGCCCGCTGGCCTGAGCACCGATGCCCAGCCCGGCGACCGCCTGCGCTACTGCTTGACCGTGACGAACGGCAGCCCCGATCCCCTCAGCACCTTGACCCTCAGTGACACCCTGGCAGGCGCGGCCCTGTATGCGCCGGGCAGCCTGACCCTGAGCGGCGCCCCACTGACGGACGCCGCCGACGCCGACGCGGGTGAGGTGGCTGGCCGCACCGTGACCTACCGCATTGCCGGCCTGGCACCGCAGGCCAGCGTGGTCGCGTGCCTGGACGTGACGGTGCCGTAGGGGAGCGAATGAAAGCGGGCGGTCCATCATCAGGCCGCCCGCTTTCATTGCCATCTCTACCCCAGCATCACTCGTTCTCCGCCAATCCAGACCCCGGCCACATCGCCAGCGGTGCCGGTCGCAAAAGCCGCCGCCAGAGCACGTTCAGGGCTCGGGGCGTGGCGCAGGGCCGCGTCCAGCGGCGTGCCGGGCGGGGGGGCCAGGTGCACCGCGTCAAATGCTTTGCCGGGCTCGAACGAGCCTACCTGCCCCTCTAGCCCCAGGGCCTGCGCCCCGGCCAGCGTGGCGAGGTACAGCAAGTGGGCGGGCGACAGCGCCACGCCCGCCTCGCCCATCAGGTTTTGCATGAAGTGAGCCTGGAGGCCTTCTTTGAGCAGCGAAAAGCCGGTGCCGCCGCCCACGTCGCTGCCCAGCGAAACCCGCACGCCCGCCGCCAGATGCCGCTGCAGCGGAAAAAAGCCGCTGCCCAGCGCCGAATTGCTGCACGGGCAGTGCGCCGCCGTGCAGCCGCTGGCCGCCATGACGCCCAGTTCCCGGTCCGAGGGGTGGACGTTGTGGGCCAGCACCGCTCGGTCACTGACCAGCCCGGCGCGCTCATAGGTGTCGAGGTAGTCGCGCGCCCCTGGAAACAGACTGCGCACCACCTCCACCTCACGCACGTTTTCGTTGATGTGGCTGGTGAACCGCACGTCCGGAAACTCGGTCATCAGGGCGGCGCAGGCGGCCAGAATACCCTCTGAGGCCGACAGGGAAAAGCGGGGCGTGACGGCATACAGTGCGCGGCCCACCCCGTGCCAGCGCTCAATCAGGGCCTTGCCCTCGGCGTAAGCGCGTTCAGGGGTGGTGTGCAGTTCATCCCGCAGTAGCCGGTCGCTGACGACCTGGCCCGCCACGGCCCGCAGGCCCACGCGGGCGACTTCCTCGAAAAAGACGTGGACAGCGGACGCGAAGTGCGAGCCAAACACCAGCGCCGTGGTCGTGCCGGCGCCCACCAGGCCGCGCAGAAAGTCCTGGGCCACGCCGCGCGCGTAGACGTCGTCGGCCAGGCGGGCCTCCTCGGGCAGGGCCTCGTGGTCCAGCCAGGCCAGCAGCGGCAGCCCCAGGCCACCGATCACGCGCACCTGCGGATAGTGGACGTGGGTATCCACGAAGCCAGGCAGCAGCAGCCCGCCGCGCAGGTCGGTCACTGGCACGTCGGGATAGGCAGTCCGCACGGCCGTAAAATCGCCCGCCTCCTGAATCACACCGCCGCCGTCCACCAGCAACCCACCGTCCTCCTGGGCGTGCAAGGCGTCGGGGGTGACAAAAGGGCTGGCGGGCGTGTGCAGGAAGGTGGCGCGGTACAGAACAGAGGTGGTCATAACATCCTTTCAAGAGTTGGGGCCGAGAAGAGCAGGGGCGTCAGGGCAGCCGCCACGCTCAGGGCGATGACGGCGGGGTGTTTGCGGTGAGGGCCGGTTCTCAGGGCGGGATCGCCAATCGGAGTGGTGACACGAGCGAGGGCTTCTGGAGGGTGCCCCAGTTCGGTCAGCTGCGCCTGAAAGCGCGCCCACTTGGCGGCCGAGCCGATCAGACCCACCGACCCCCAGGTCGGGCGGCGCAGCGCCGCGTCCAGCAGGGCGGCGTCCTCGGCGTGGTCGTGGGTGAGGATCAGCAGGTGGGTGGCGGGCGGCAGCGTCTCCAGGACCGTTTCGGGAATGGGAGCGTGGTGGACGTGAAGGGCCGCGCAGGCGTCAGTCAGCGGGGTCAGGCGTTCGGGGGCCAGCTGCGCGGCGCGGGAGTCAATCAGGTGCAGCGCGACGGGTAAGCGGGCCAGCACGCGGGCGAGTTCCAGCCCCACATGGCCGAGGCCAAACACCGCCACCGCAGGCCGCGCCGTTCTGAAGGGTTCGAGGAGCAGGGTCACCTCGCCGCCGCAGCACTGCCGGCCATGTTCGTTGGGGGCGCGGTCGGTCAGACGCAGGGTCAGCAGTTCGGGACCAATAGCGCCCGCCGTCAGTAGGGCCCGTGCCCGCGCGACGGCGGTGGCTTCCAGATTGCCGCCCCCCACGGTGTCCCAGGTCTGGGCTGCGCCCACCAGCATCTTGGCCCCGGCCTCGCGCGGCGTATGGCCCCGCGCAGCGGCCACCGTCACCAGCACGCCGGCTTCGCCGCGCTCATGCAGGGCGTTCAGGGCTTCTCGCCAGTTCATAGGAGAAGCCTCTGGGACGCGGCCGACGCCCTCACCCCCGCGCCGTCCACTCCAGGGGGACCAGCTGCAGGGGCACCAGCGGGGCCTCGGCGTCCCACTCCAGCAGGGTCAGCTCGTCAGGGTCCAGCTCATCGGTGCTCAGCAGCGCTTCTTCCTCGGCGGGCAGATCGGTGTGCAGCAGGGCCAGGTCGGCGGGGGTGAGTGCGGTTGGGTGGGTCATGGTTGAGCTTCCTCCAGGGTGATCTGGCGGGCGCGGTCCAGCGCCCAGTACACGGCTTCGGGGGTGGCGGGGCTGGCGAGCAGGGTGGGGTGATGCGGGGAACCGAACGCGGCGCAGGCAGCCCGCAGCGCTTCCCGGACCGAAATGGCCAGCATCAGCGGCGGCTCGCCCACCGCTTTCGAGCCGTACACCACGCCGGCTTCGGTGGCGCGCTCCAGCAGGGCCACATGGAACACTTCGGGCAATTCACTGAAGCTGGGCAGCTTGTAGGTGCTGGCCGAATTGGTCAGCAGGCGGCCCCGGCCAGGCCCATGCGACTCGTCCCAGCGCAGGTCTTCCAGGGTCAGCCAACCTACGCCTTGCAGGTAGCCGCCCTCAACCTGCCCCACATCAATCAGGGGCGAAAGGCTGTCACCCACGTCATGCAGCAGGTCGGCGCGGCGCACCCGGTAGGCGCCGGTAAAGCCGTCCACCTCGACCTCCGAGACCGACGCGCCGTAGGAGAAGTATTTGAACGGCTCGCCCTGCATGGCGGCGCGGTCCCAGTGCAGGCCCGGCGTGCGGTAAAACCCGGCGGCCCACAGCGGGGTGCGGCGGTGGTAGGCGTCGTGCACCAGCTGCGCAAAGGTCATGCCCCGCTCTGGGTGGCCCAGCGGAAACACCTGCCCCGCCTCAAAGCGCACGTCGTCCGGGTGAACGCCCAGCGTCCCCGCCGCCACCTCGGCCAGCCGCGCGCGAATCTGGTCACAAGCGTCCTTGACGGCCCCGCCGTTCAGGTCAGCCCCGGAACTGGCGGCGGTGGCGCTGGTGTTGGGCACCTTGTCGGTGCGGGTGGGGGCCAGCCGCACGCTGGACAGGGGCACCCCCAGCGCCGTGGCCGCCACCTGCAGCATTTTGGTGTGTAGGCCCTGACCCATCTCGGTGCCGCCGTGGTTCACCAGCACGCTGCCGTCCTTGTAGACGTGGACCAGCGCCCCCGCCTGGTTGTAGGCGGTGAAGTTGAACGAAATGCCAAACTTGACCGGCGTGACCGCCAGGCCGCGCTTGGTGTGCGGGTGGGCGGCATTGAAGGCGGCGACCTCAGCGCGGCGGGCGTGGAAGTCGCTCCTGTGCAGCAGCTGCGCCCACAGATCGGGCAGGCGCTCGGCGTGGCGCACCGGCTGGCCGTAAGGGGTACTCTCGCCCGGCTGGTAAAAGTTGCGCGCCCGTAATTCCTGAGGGTCCAGACCCAGCAGCGGCGCCACCCGGCCCAACAGGTCTTCTGTGACTAGCATGCCCTGGGGACCGCCAAAGCCCCGGAAAGCCGTCTGGGACGTCTTGTTCGTCTGGGCAATTCGCCCGTGCGCCTCCACATGCGGGATGTAGTAAGCGTTGTCCAGGTGGCACAGCGCCCGCGCCATCACAGGTTCCGAGAGGTCGAGACTCCAGCCGCCGTCACTGGTCAGGGTGACTTGCAGGGCAGTAAAACGCCCATCCGTGTCAAACCCAGCGGTCCAGCGCGCGTGGAAGGGATGACGCTTGCCCGTCAGCGTGAGGTCCTGGGTGCGGTTCAGGCGCAGGCGAACGGGGCGGCCCGTCAGCGTGGCCCCCAGCGCCGCAATGGCCGCGTACCCGTGCGGCTGCATTTCCTTGCCCCCAAAGCCGCCGCCCATGCGCAGGCACTGCACGGTCACCGCGTGCGCGGGCAGCCCCAAGACATGCGCGGTGATGTCCTGCGTTTCGCTGGGATGCTGGGTGCTCGCCTGAATGAAGACCTGTCCCGACTCGTCAATGTGCGCCAGGGCCGCGTTCGTTTCGAGGTAGAAGTGTTCCTGCCCGCCCATCTCGAACTCGCCCTCAAAGACGTGCGCTGCCTGGGCAAAACCCACCGTCACGTCGCCCCGGCGCAGGGTGGACTGGGCGCCCTGAAAGGCTCCAGCAGCGATGGCCTCCGCCAGCGTGATGATCGCCGGCAGCGGTTCGTAGGTCACGGCCACGGCGGCGGCGCCCAGACGAGCAGCTTCCTCGGACTCGGCCAGCACCCAGCATACGGCGTGGCCGTGGTACATGACGGTGTCGGGAAACAGCGGTTCGTCCCCCTTGACCCCCGCGTCGTTCACGCCGGGCACGTCGGCGGCTGTCAGGACGCGCACCACGCCGGGCACCGCCAGGGCCGGCGCCGGGTCCAGGCTCAGCACGCGGGCGTGCGCGTGCGGCGCCTGCACCGGCCAGGCGTGCAGCAGGTTTTGCCAGCGGACTCCCAGGTCGTCGGTGTACAGCGCGTGGCCGGTCACGTGCCCCGCCGCGCTTTCGTGGGGCATGGAGGTGCCGACTGGGCCAGATGGGAACTGGTCAGCGGTCATGGGCGGCCTCCTGACTTTCAAAGAAGAACTTCAGGAGGCTCTGCTCCAGCATCGCTGCCCGGTAAGCGGCGCTGGCGCGGTGGTCGCTCAGCGGCGTACCCGCACCGCCCAAGGTCCGGGCGGCCCGGCGCACCGTCTCTTCGGTCCAGGGCTGGCCTTCCAGAGCCGCTTCCGTTTCATAGGCCCGCAACGGGGTCGCCGCCACGCCGCCCAGGCCGATGCGGGCGCGAGTTATCACGCCGGCCTCGACCTTCAGGGCGTAGCTCACCGCCACGCTGGAAATATCGTCAAAGCGGCGCTTGGCCACCTTGTGAAAGGCCACCAGCGGCGACAGGGGCAGCGGAATCCGCACCACCGTAATCAGTTCGCCAGGCTGACGCCGGGTCTGGCGGTAGCCGGTGAAAAAGTCGGCCAGCGGCACCTCCCGTCCTCCTTCCGGCCCGGCCAGCTGCACGCTCGCCTCCAGCGCCAGCAGCGCGGGTGGGCTGTCCCCAATAGGCGAGGCGGTGCCCAGGTTGCCGCCCAGCGTGGCCGAATTGCGAATTAAGCGCGAGGCAAACTGCGGAAACCACTGCGCCAGCAGCGGCACCCGGTCGCCCAGCCGCCGCTCCAGGTCACTGAGGGTCAATCCCGCGCCCAGCAGGAGAGAGTCGGACCCAACCTCGAACACCCGCAACTCGGGCAGGGCGTCCACGGCCACCGTCACCGGAGGACGGGCGTGGCGCAGGTTGACCTCCACGCCCAGGTCAGTACCGCCGGCCAGAATGGTGGCCCCAGGGTGGGCCGCCAGCAGGGCCAGGGCGCCCGGCAGATTGACTGGACGGAAGAACGCCCCCTCGGGCGCCTGCAAGGCAGTGGCTTGCGGCGCCGGCGCGGGCTGAAGGCGCCGCAGCCCCAGCGGGTCGTTCTGGGCGGACGGCCCCAGCGCATACGCCGCGTCGGCAATGGGGCGGTACCCCGTGCAGCGGCACAGGTTCCCGCTCAGAGCGTGCAGATCGAAGCCGTTGGCGGCGCCGTGGTCGCCGGGGGTCCGGTCTGGCCGGTAATACTCGGCCGCCATGCTGCACACGAAGCCGGGCGTGCAGTACCCGCACTGCGATCCGCCGCGCACTGCCAGTTCGTACTGGGCCGGGTGCAAGTTGCCGGGCGTCCCCAGGCCTTCGGCGGTGACAACCTCTCCGCCGTCCAGCGCAGGCAGCAGGGCCAGGCAGGCATTCACACTCTCCCAGCGGGTGCCGTCCTGTTCCGCACGTGCCACCAGCACCGCGCAGGCGCCGCATTCACCCTCGGCGCAGCCTTCTTTACAGCCTGTCAGGCCGCGCGACCGCAGGGCTGACAGCAGCGTGGTGTGCGGGCCAGCGGGCAACTGGGTCGCCGCGCCATTGATGGTCAGTCGGATGGTCATGTTCCTCCTTTCGCGCGTGAAAAACGCTGTCCCAGCACACCGGCCCACAGGAGGAGCCGTGTGCATGGTTCACGCCGAGAAGAGGTTCGGGGCGGGCCGCCGGTTATCCATGCAGAACGACGGCCTGGTTGTTCTTTGGCCCAGGATAGGGCAAAGTCGCATCGGGGACCAGGGGGCCGTCTGGGCAGGTCGAGGCGACCCTGCCCAGTTACTCTGGCCCCGGCCCGACCTCCTCGCCGCCCTTGACAACCTGCTGAACGTGCGCCCGCGCGCCGACCACGGTCAGCTTCTGGCTGCCGCCCACATGGGCGTCAATCTGCGCTTCCTCATCAATGATGGCGTGCCGGACCTTAACTCCGGCGCGCACCGTCACGTCGCGCAGTAGCACGCTGTCCTCGACAACCGCACCGGCCTCCACCGTGACGCCAGGGGCCAGCACCGAGCGCTTCACCGTCCCCCCAATCCGGCAGCCATACGACACCAGGCTGCCTGAGACCCGCGCGCCGTCGTCAATCCGGGCCGGCATCCGGGGAATGCTAGAGCTGAGGATGGGCCATTCGGGGTTATCCAGCGTCACCGAGTGGCCCTGCAACACGTCCTGATGGGCCTGCCAGTAGGCTTCAGGCAGCCCCACATCCAGCCAGTAGCCGCCTAGATCGGCCGCGTAAGCCTCGCCGCGCTCCACGAACGCGGGCAAGAGTTCGTGGCCAAAGTCGCCCAGATGGTCGCCAGCCTTCTCGTGCAGTTCTTCAAGCAGCGCCAGCAATTTGGGGCCGTCATACACGAAGATCTCGGTGGTCACGGTCTGACCGTTCGGCTGCTCCGGCTTGTAGGCAAAATCGGTCACGCGCCCAGCCCCGTCCACCGTGACCACGCCGAAGCGCGAAGCGTCCTCGCCCTCGGGCAGCGAGGTGGTGACCAGCGTCACCCCGGCGCCCCGCTCCAGATGACTCTGAATCACCGGGCGGTAATCCAGCGTGTAGACGTGATCCGCCGACAACACCAGCAGCACGTCAGGCGCGTACTGCCGAATCAGGCGGCGGTGCAGGTACAGGGCGTCGGCGTTGCCGTGGGCAAACCGGCCTTCCTCGCCGGCGTCACTGAAGGGCGGCAGGACCTGAAGGCCGCCGTGAGTGCGGTCTAAGTCCCAGGGGCGCCCGTTACTCAGGTGATCGTTGAGGGTGTGCAGTTCGTACTCCTCAACTACCCACACGTCACTCAGCCCGCTGTGGACACAGTTGCTCAGGGCAAAATCAATCAGGCGGTAAGTGCCGGCAAAGGTGAGGGCCGGCTTGGCCCGCCCCTGCGTCAGCACGCCCAGGCGCTCGCCCTTGCCACCGGCCAGAATGATGGCCAGCACCTTCTGGCCCTGGACGCGGGTGCCGCGTGCACTGGGGCCACTACTCAGACTGCGGGAGGACGCCATATGGCGGTCAGTGTTGGTGGCTGGGCGCGGAATGGGGTGTGCAGGATGTGAGAGGCTGTTTACCTCGGCCTATCTCTAACCATAGACGGCCGCTTTAAACCGGGCGCCGCAGCCCCGCGATCAGCACCTGGATCAGGCGGCGGGGGCGGTAGTTCGGGTCGGTTTCGGCGCCGATACAGAGGTTGCCAATGCCGCGCATCAGTTCGTATGCTTCCAGTTCAGGCTGGACTTCCCCGGCCCTCTCGGCTGCTTGTAATAGGCTGGCGCAAACGGGCAACAAGCGGTCTAGAAAATACTGGTGCAGGGGCACAAACCCTGGGTCGCTGGACTGAAGCACCGTCGCCAGGCCGTGCTTGGTCGTCAAGAAATCGGCAAAGAGCAGCAGCCAGCGCTCCAGGGCGGCCAGCGGGCTGGGCTGACTGGCCAGCAGGTCTGCCCCAGCCTGCACACACGCCTCAACCTGGTGCCGGTACACCGCGATCACCAGTTCGGCCCGCGTGGGAAAGTGGCGGTAGACCGTGCCAGTGCCCACGCCCGCCCGCGCCGCGATGTCCCGCACCGGCACGTTGACGCCCGAGGTCACGAACAGCTCGGCGGCCGCGTCCAGCAGCGTCTGCTCGTTGCGCCGGGCGTCCACCCGTTTCAGCTCTGTCGTTTGGTCCTGGGTCACAGCGCGCTCCTGGCGTCTCAGGCTAGCTCACGCCGCCCCTGCTCTGGCCTGATCGGTCCTCGGCTCCACTCTGTTGACATACGGAACATTGTTCCATATCGTTCCGGAACGGCGTTCCGATTCTTCGATTCGCTCCCATTTGCTGGTCAGAGGCAGTCGTCTCTGGCCGTTCCCCGCCTTCTGTCTCCAAGGAGCTGTCTTATGTCACCAAGTCCCCTCCCCTTTCCCGAATCGCTGCTGGGCTCGCCTGCGCCGGTCGTCTCGGTCCGCCCTCTTGTCTTGGACGCCCCAGGTCGCGGCGACGCCCTTCAGGTACGGGTCACCGCGCCGACCACGGGTGACGACCTCCCCGTCCTGCTCTTTGCGCACGGCTTTGGCAAATCCATGGACGCCTACGCGCCGCTGACCGAGTTCTGGGCGGCACACGGCTTTGTGGTGGTTCAGCCGACCTTTCTGGATTCCCGAACTCTGAATGTCACGCCGGATGACCCCCGTTCCCCGGAGATCTGGCGCATTCGGGCACAGGATTTACGCGCGGTGCTCGACCAGTTGGGCCGCATTGAAGCCGCTGTGCCGGGCCTGCGGGGACGACTGAACCAGAACCGCATAGTGGCCGTGGGGCATTCCTGGGGCGGCCAATCGGTCAGCTTGCTGCTGGGCGCGCGGGTGCGTGGACCGGATGGCCAGCCGGGCGAGAGCCTGGCCGACCCACGCGTTCAGGCGGGCATTCTGCTGGCCACACCCGGCGAGGGCGGCGCCAGTCTGACCCCATTTGCCGCCCAGCACTTTCCCTTCATGAATCCTGACTTTGCCCAGCTGACCGTGCCCAACCTGGTGGTGGCCGGCGACCGCGACCAATCGCTGCTCAGCACCCGTGGCCCGGAATGGTTTGCCGAACCCTACTTCCTGAGCCCCAGCAGCACTGACCTGCTCATCCTGTTTGGCGCCGAGCATTCTCTGGGCGGGATCTCCGGGTATGGCGTCACCGAAACCACCGACGAGCACCCCGAGCGGGTGGCCCTGCTTCAGCGCTTGACCTGGGCTTATCTGCGCAGCGCCCTGGACCCTGCCGACTCCAGCTGGGCCCAGGCACGGGCCGCCCTGAACGACAACCCCAACGGCCTGGGCCGCATCGAGAGCAAGCCGCCTGGCCACCCAAGAGGGTAAGGGCGTCCAGGCGCCGCTGCCCCTTTCAGTCACCTAATTCGTTCGCTCCAGAGGAGCTAAGTTATATCCTCAACCCTTCTAGATTCCGCTGCTGGACAGCCTTTGCGTCTGCCCTCAGCGCCAGCGACAGTTCGGTGTCCAAGTAGTCGAGGGCTCGCGGGACAGATTCACGCTCACGCTGACCTCTGGCGGCACTTCCACCACCCCAGAATCGCCCAGGGTGCGGGAGTACCCAGGTTCGGCAATGACGTGTGCCTGCACGCGCAGGTCGTCGTAAGCCCACCACTCATCGGCACCTTGCCCAGCTTTCCGCACTGTTTCCCAGACCCGCGCGCCCGCCACCTGACGCTGGGCCGCTGGCAGGCCAAAGCAGCCGCTGCCCAAGCTGCGGGCCACGCGGCCCAGCTGACTGCCTAGAGCTGGTAACTCGCCCTGATACCCCTCCGAACGGGTGCCGTAATACATAGAGGCTGAAGTCACCTGACCGTCTGGTCCCCCCAGCACCAGCGTCCAGTCGTCTTCTAAAGACAGCCTCGCTTCCTGGTTCTCTTCGTCTATGCTCACCGAGAGAACCTTGAGGCCGTCCAGCAGAGTGGGCGTGCGGCTGACCAGCACGGGATTCGCCAGCAACAGGGTCAGTACCAAAGGCAGCATGACCCAGTGTAGCGGGGCTAGGGCAAATTGTTAACTTGCAGACACTTCAAAACTTGTCGGTGTGAATGGATCCTAGCGCGTCGTATTCCCGCTGCCATAGAGAAAAAGCTGTTAGGTGGAGATAGACGCTCGCCTTCCTCAAGGCTGC
Proteins encoded in this window:
- a CDS encoding TetR/AcrR family transcriptional regulator, with product MTQDQTTELKRVDARRNEQTLLDAAAELFVTSGVNVPVRDIAARAGVGTGTVYRHFPTRAELVIAVYRHQVEACVQAGADLLASQPSPLAALERWLLLFADFLTTKHGLATVLQSSDPGFVPLHQYFLDRLLPVCASLLQAAERAGEVQPELEAYELMRGIGNLCIGAETDPNYRPRRLIQVLIAGLRRPV
- a CDS encoding alpha/beta hydrolase family protein — encoded protein: MSPSPLPFPESLLGSPAPVVSVRPLVLDAPGRGDALQVRVTAPTTGDDLPVLLFAHGFGKSMDAYAPLTEFWAAHGFVVVQPTFLDSRTLNVTPDDPRSPEIWRIRAQDLRAVLDQLGRIEAAVPGLRGRLNQNRIVAVGHSWGGQSVSLLLGARVRGPDGQPGESLADPRVQAGILLATPGEGGASLTPFAAQHFPFMNPDFAQLTVPNLVVAGDRDQSLLSTRGPEWFAEPYFLSPSSTDLLILFGAEHSLGGISGYGVTETTDEHPERVALLQRLTWAYLRSALDPADSSWAQARAALNDNPNGLGRIESKPPGHPRG
- a CDS encoding xanthine dehydrogenase small subunit is translated as MTIRLTINGAATQLPAGPHTTLLSALRSRGLTGCKEGCAEGECGACAVLVARAEQDGTRWESVNACLALLPALDGGEVVTAEGLGTPGNLHPAQYELAVRGGSQCGYCTPGFVCSMAAEYYRPDRTPGDHGAANGFDLHALSGNLCRCTGYRPIADAAYALGPSAQNDPLGLRRLQPAPAPQATALQAPEGAFFRPVNLPGALALLAAHPGATILAGGTDLGVEVNLRHARPPVTVAVDALPELRVFEVGSDSLLLGAGLTLSDLERRLGDRVPLLAQWFPQFASRLIRNSATLGGNLGTASPIGDSPPALLALEASVQLAGPEGGREVPLADFFTGYRQTRRQPGELITVVRIPLPLSPLVAFHKVAKRRFDDISSVAVSYALKVEAGVITRARIGLGGVAATPLRAYETEAALEGQPWTEETVRRAARTLGGAGTPLSDHRASAAYRAAMLEQSLLKFFFESQEAAHDR
- the guaD gene encoding guanine deaminase produces the protein MTTSVLYRATFLHTPASPFVTPDALHAQEDGGLLVDGGGVIQEAGDFTAVRTAYPDVPVTDLRGGLLLPGFVDTHVHYPQVRVIGGLGLPLLAWLDHEALPEEARLADDVYARGVAQDFLRGLVGAGTTTALVFGSHFASAVHVFFEEVARVGLRAVAGQVVSDRLLRDELHTTPERAYAEGKALIERWHGVGRALYAVTPRFSLSASEGILAACAALMTEFPDVRFTSHINENVREVEVVRSLFPGARDYLDTYERAGLVSDRAVLAHNVHPSDRELGVMAASGCTAAHCPCSNSALGSGFFPLQRHLAAGVRVSLGSDVGGGTGFSLLKEGLQAHFMQNLMGEAGVALSPAHLLYLATLAGAQALGLEGQVGSFEPGKAFDAVHLAPPPGTPLDAALRHAPSPERALAAAFATGTAGDVAGVWIGGERVMLG
- the xdhB gene encoding xanthine dehydrogenase molybdopterin binding subunit; this translates as MTADQFPSGPVGTSMPHESAAGHVTGHALYTDDLGVRWQNLLHAWPVQAPHAHARVLSLDPAPALAVPGVVRVLTAADVPGVNDAGVKGDEPLFPDTVMYHGHAVCWVLAESEEAARLGAAAVAVTYEPLPAIITLAEAIAAGAFQGAQSTLRRGDVTVGFAQAAHVFEGEFEMGGQEHFYLETNAALAHIDESGQVFIQASTQHPSETQDITAHVLGLPAHAVTVQCLRMGGGFGGKEMQPHGYAAIAALGATLTGRPVRLRLNRTQDLTLTGKRHPFHARWTAGFDTDGRFTALQVTLTSDGGWSLDLSEPVMARALCHLDNAYYIPHVEAHGRIAQTNKTSQTAFRGFGGPQGMLVTEDLLGRVAPLLGLDPQELRARNFYQPGESTPYGQPVRHAERLPDLWAQLLHRSDFHARRAEVAAFNAAHPHTKRGLAVTPVKFGISFNFTAYNQAGALVHVYKDGSVLVNHGGTEMGQGLHTKMLQVAATALGVPLSSVRLAPTRTDKVPNTSATAASSGADLNGGAVKDACDQIRARLAEVAAGTLGVHPDDVRFEAGQVFPLGHPERGMTFAQLVHDAYHRRTPLWAAGFYRTPGLHWDRAAMQGEPFKYFSYGASVSEVEVDGFTGAYRVRRADLLHDVGDSLSPLIDVGQVEGGYLQGVGWLTLEDLRWDESHGPGRGRLLTNSASTYKLPSFSELPEVFHVALLERATEAGVVYGSKAVGEPPLMLAISVREALRAACAAFGSPHHPTLLASPATPEAVYWALDRARQITLEEAQP
- a CDS encoding glucose-1-phosphate adenylyltransferase family protein translates to MASSRSLSSGPSARGTRVQGQKVLAIILAGGKGERLGVLTQGRAKPALTFAGTYRLIDFALSNCVHSGLSDVWVVEEYELHTLNDHLSNGRPWDLDRTHGGLQVLPPFSDAGEEGRFAHGNADALYLHRRLIRQYAPDVLLVLSADHVYTLDYRPVIQSHLERGAGVTLVTTSLPEGEDASRFGVVTVDGAGRVTDFAYKPEQPNGQTVTTEIFVYDGPKLLALLEELHEKAGDHLGDFGHELLPAFVERGEAYAADLGGYWLDVGLPEAYWQAHQDVLQGHSVTLDNPEWPILSSSIPRMPARIDDGARVSGSLVSYGCRIGGTVKRSVLAPGVTVEAGAVVEDSVLLRDVTVRAGVKVRHAIIDEEAQIDAHVGGSQKLTVVGARAHVQQVVKGGEEVGPGPE
- the xdhC gene encoding xanthine dehydrogenase accessory protein XdhC, with translation MNWREALNALHERGEAGVLVTVAAARGHTPREAGAKMLVGAAQTWDTVGGGNLEATAVARARALLTAGAIGPELLTLRLTDRAPNEHGRQCCGGEVTLLLEPFRTARPAVAVFGLGHVGLELARVLARLPVALHLIDSRAAQLAPERLTPLTDACAALHVHHAPIPETVLETLPPATHLLILTHDHAEDAALLDAALRRPTWGSVGLIGSAAKWARFQAQLTELGHPPEALARVTTPIGDPALRTGPHRKHPAVIALSVAAALTPLLFSAPTLERML